One genomic window of Sphingobacterium oryzagri includes the following:
- a CDS encoding NAD(P)/FAD-dependent oxidoreductase: MKEETIRDVIIVGGSYAGLAAAMSLGRSLRNTLVIDEGKPCNRQTPYSHNFLTHDGHTPQHIAQIAKEQVLAYPSVTWLDGRAVTATKTADGFLVHTASGEVFPTKKLILASGIRDLLPTIPGFAACWGISVIHCPYCHGYEFRGKETAILASGDRAFHLAGMVRNLTDKVHLITSSESFDETQLSALARNNIRLHDSSIAAIQQNAGQIETVTLANGERLKLDALYAAVPFEQNNDLHVQLGCAENEQGYIQVDGMQKTNIPGVYACGDNSSMMRSVATAVYTGNLTGAMVNHELVAATF, encoded by the coding sequence ATGAAAGAAGAAACCATACGCGACGTCATCATCGTAGGCGGTAGTTATGCGGGATTAGCAGCGGCCATGTCATTGGGCAGGTCTTTAAGAAATACACTCGTGATAGATGAAGGCAAACCGTGCAACAGACAAACGCCCTATTCGCACAATTTTTTAACGCATGATGGTCACACGCCACAACATATCGCACAAATAGCCAAAGAGCAGGTCTTGGCTTACCCTAGTGTAACCTGGTTGGATGGTCGCGCTGTAACGGCTACAAAAACAGCTGACGGCTTTCTCGTTCATACCGCTTCAGGAGAAGTTTTCCCGACAAAAAAGCTGATTCTCGCAAGCGGCATCCGCGATCTGCTTCCTACGATTCCGGGCTTTGCAGCCTGTTGGGGCATATCCGTTATCCACTGCCCTTACTGTCACGGTTACGAGTTTAGAGGAAAAGAAACAGCAATACTGGCTAGCGGCGATCGTGCGTTTCATCTTGCAGGTATGGTACGCAACCTTACCGATAAGGTACACCTGATAACGAGTAGCGAAAGTTTTGACGAAACACAACTTAGCGCTTTAGCGCGAAATAACATCCGCTTGCACGATAGCAGTATCGCAGCGATACAGCAAAATGCCGGACAAATAGAAACTGTAACATTAGCTAATGGAGAGCGATTGAAGCTGGATGCGTTATATGCTGCTGTGCCTTTCGAGCAAAATAACGATCTCCATGTGCAATTGGGCTGTGCAGAAAATGAGCAGGGTTATATTCAGGTGGATGGCATGCAGAAAACCAACATACCAGGCGTTTACGCTTGCGGCGATAATTCATCTATGATGCGTTCGGTAGCCACCGCTGTGTATACAGGAAATCTAACTGGTGCGATGGTCAATCACGAACTGGTCGCAGCAACCTTTTAG
- a CDS encoding ferritin-like domain-containing protein, whose protein sequence is MKETTATNEHLIPAEGQLSSKQLQRRNFLKLAGAGAAGVAFLGMVGCSKDDDGGPDRGGDGLYFGSGDIAILNYAYALEQLEAAFYIELANKPYSGISDWERTLFTDIRDHEIAHREFFKAALGTNAIANLEFNFSAVNFSSRESVLATAKTFEDLGVSAYNGAGWLIKNEAYLVLAGKIVSVEARHAALVRDLIDNGTFANSEVIDSNGLDVSKSPTIVLQAAAPFIKSKVDVRDLPTY, encoded by the coding sequence ATGAAAGAAACAACCGCTACTAATGAACACTTGATTCCTGCGGAAGGACAGTTATCAAGTAAGCAACTTCAGAGAAGGAATTTCTTGAAGCTTGCCGGCGCCGGTGCTGCAGGCGTTGCCTTTTTGGGCATGGTTGGTTGTAGTAAAGATGACGATGGAGGCCCTGACAGAGGGGGAGATGGATTATATTTTGGAAGTGGAGATATCGCTATTTTAAACTACGCCTACGCTTTAGAACAATTGGAAGCTGCCTTCTACATTGAACTGGCCAATAAACCGTATTCGGGTATTTCGGATTGGGAGAGAACATTGTTCACTGATATTCGTGACCATGAAATTGCCCATCGTGAATTTTTTAAAGCTGCATTAGGCACCAATGCCATTGCTAACTTAGAGTTTAACTTTTCGGCCGTAAATTTTAGCAGTCGTGAAAGTGTATTGGCTACGGCTAAAACATTTGAAGATTTGGGCGTGTCGGCTTACAACGGTGCTGGTTGGTTGATCAAAAATGAGGCTTATTTGGTACTTGCTGGAAAAATCGTATCCGTCGAAGCTCGTCATGCGGCTTTAGTGCGCGATTTGATAGATAACGGTACGTTTGCCAACAGCGAAGTGATTGATAGCAACGGTTTGGACGTTTCGAAGAGTCCAACGATCGTCTTGCAAGCAGCTGCTCCGTTTATCAAATCTAAAGTAGATGTACGTGATTTACCTACTTATTAA
- a CDS encoding ferritin-like domain-containing protein has protein sequence MNLFEIFDSVTKVDPEFNERISPRREAIRNMMSFGKKVSVAAMPFVIGDLFKRAYGQTPTDVNGVLNYALTLEYLEAEYYTIGANASGLVPTGRPIGAITTIRDHEIAHVAFLKQVLGNAAVAKPEFDFTAGGTFADVFSNYDTFLALAQAFEDTGVRAYKGQAGILKGNQVVLTAALQIHSVEARHASHIRQMRRARGGAAAQQKPWITGANDSGIGAAVDPVYAGEDEKVQAGVDITTLNGVSGKISVAAATQSFDEPLAATAVLNIASLFIK, from the coding sequence ATGAATTTATTTGAAATATTCGATTCTGTAACGAAGGTAGACCCGGAGTTCAACGAGCGTATAAGTCCTCGTCGCGAGGCCATCCGTAATATGATGTCTTTCGGTAAAAAAGTATCTGTTGCCGCAATGCCTTTCGTCATAGGCGACCTATTTAAACGTGCTTATGGACAAACTCCAACGGATGTGAATGGTGTATTAAATTATGCCCTAACGTTGGAGTATCTTGAAGCAGAATATTATACCATTGGTGCCAATGCGTCGGGCTTAGTACCAACGGGCAGACCAATTGGTGCGATTACTACGATTCGCGATCATGAAATTGCCCATGTGGCTTTTTTAAAGCAGGTGCTTGGAAACGCTGCGGTAGCCAAACCTGAATTTGACTTCACCGCTGGCGGTACATTTGCTGATGTATTCAGCAATTACGATACCTTTTTGGCGCTGGCGCAAGCTTTTGAAGACACAGGTGTACGCGCGTACAAAGGTCAAGCAGGCATATTAAAAGGAAATCAGGTGGTGTTAACGGCAGCTTTGCAAATACACTCTGTCGAGGCACGGCATGCATCGCACATTCGTCAGATGCGTAGAGCGCGTGGTGGTGCAGCAGCCCAACAAAAGCCTTGGATTACAGGTGCTAATGATTCAGGTATTGGTGCTGCCGTTGATCCGGTTTATGCAGGTGAGGATGAAAAAGTACAGGCGGGGGTAGATATTACAACGTTAAATGGTGTGAGCGGTAAGATTTCTGTTGCGGCAGCCACACAATCTTTTGACGAGCCATTAGCGGCGACTGCTGTACTTAATATTGCATCGCTTTTTATAAAATAA
- a CDS encoding arylsulfatase, which produces MKKLFIAVVLSMLVSTTWAQTKKPNIILILADDLGYADLGAYGSEIETPNLDRLAQEGLRLRQFYNNSICAPTRASLLTGQYQHKAGVGYFSNDLGLPAYQGYINQESLTIAEVLQANGYRTLTSGKWQVSGKGKSLPWERGFELVFPREEKNADSGAPTWNGKTDDAGYPLAESYATEVIHRHAVDFLDQVKGDDKPFFLYLAHTAPHWPLVALPADIAKYKGRYDQGWEQLRQARFQRQKTLGIVAADAQLSKPDEDLYDWSRLSFDQRQLWAKKMEVFAAMVDRLDQTVGRLLQKLKDNNQLDNTLIVFLSDNGAPAEDLVRWHHGARLNSGPVGTTGSYESQSKNWSYASNTPYKAFKDYTYEGGINTPFIAWFPGKIAPNQIKQGAGHIIDLAPTFYDLADADYPDKFAGKTTNSLPGKSLLPVLFAKQDTVQRPEGLFWERAGNRAAHIGKWKLVSTWPSYKWELYDLEADPTERNDIAAKQHAVVSRLSSAYFVWAKQNGVVDFAELEPKEPASMKEFRKSKVQEIAAPAFRF; this is translated from the coding sequence ATGAAAAAGCTTTTTATTGCTGTTGTGCTCAGCATGCTGGTATCGACCACATGGGCACAAACGAAGAAACCAAATATTATTTTGATACTGGCTGATGATCTGGGCTATGCCGATCTAGGCGCTTATGGTTCAGAAATCGAAACGCCTAATCTGGATCGCTTGGCGCAAGAAGGACTGCGTTTGCGTCAGTTTTACAACAACTCGATATGTGCGCCTACACGTGCATCTTTACTTACCGGGCAATACCAGCACAAAGCGGGTGTAGGCTACTTTTCCAACGATTTGGGGCTACCTGCTTATCAGGGCTATATCAACCAAGAATCGTTAACCATTGCCGAAGTGCTGCAAGCCAACGGATACCGAACGCTTACCTCCGGCAAGTGGCAAGTTTCGGGAAAAGGTAAAAGTTTGCCCTGGGAGCGCGGGTTTGAATTGGTGTTTCCTCGTGAAGAAAAAAATGCCGACTCGGGGGCGCCAACCTGGAACGGTAAAACGGATGATGCCGGTTATCCGCTTGCGGAGTCATACGCCACCGAAGTAATCCACCGTCATGCCGTAGACTTTTTAGATCAAGTAAAAGGCGATGACAAGCCATTTTTCTTATACTTAGCGCATACCGCACCGCACTGGCCGCTAGTAGCGCTGCCAGCTGATATCGCCAAATATAAAGGGCGCTACGATCAGGGTTGGGAGCAACTTCGTCAGGCACGTTTCCAACGACAGAAAACTTTAGGCATCGTGGCGGCTGATGCGCAACTTTCTAAGCCTGATGAAGATTTGTACGATTGGTCTCGATTGTCTTTTGATCAGCGCCAGCTTTGGGCAAAGAAAATGGAGGTTTTTGCTGCTATGGTGGATCGCCTTGACCAAACTGTAGGCAGACTGTTGCAAAAGTTGAAAGATAACAACCAATTGGATAACACGCTTATTGTTTTTCTATCGGATAATGGGGCGCCGGCCGAAGATTTAGTGCGTTGGCACCACGGTGCTCGCCTAAACAGTGGTCCGGTAGGAACGACAGGTTCTTACGAGTCGCAAAGCAAAAATTGGTCGTATGCCTCCAATACGCCCTACAAGGCTTTCAAGGATTACACATATGAAGGCGGAATCAATACCCCGTTTATCGCTTGGTTTCCTGGAAAAATAGCGCCAAATCAAATTAAGCAAGGAGCTGGGCATATTATCGATTTGGCACCCACGTTTTACGATTTGGCGGATGCGGATTATCCCGATAAATTTGCTGGAAAAACAACTAATTCGTTACCAGGGAAAAGTCTCTTGCCGGTATTGTTTGCTAAGCAAGATACGGTACAACGACCAGAAGGCTTATTTTGGGAGCGTGCGGGTAATCGTGCTGCGCATATTGGAAAATGGAAATTGGTATCTACCTGGCCGTCTTACAAATGGGAACTTTATGATTTAGAAGCCGATCCGACAGAACGAAACGATATTGCAGCGAAGCAACATGCGGTGGTGTCGAGGCTGTCAAGCGCTTATTTCGTTTGGGCCAAGCAAAACGGCGTGGTTGATTTTGCGGAGCTCGAGCCAAAAGAACCCGCAAGCATGAAGGAATTTAGAAAGAGCAAAGTGCAAGAAATTGCTGCACCTGCATTTCGTTTTTAA